CCCAGACCCGGAAGATGGAGACGATCCCCCGGAAGATCCTCGACATGTCCGCCGTGGTGTCCGAGGCCCTCAAGCGGATCGCCGTCCCCCCCGACTTCCCGCGGCCGGAGATCCTCCAGCCCGCCTCATGGCCGAGGGTCCTGGGGTACGGGCCCTGGGTCGAGGAGGTCTGGGTCAACTACCTCTCCAACGCCGTCATGTACGGGGGCGACCCGCCCGTGGTGGAACTGGGCTGGGACCCGCCGGCGGACCCCGCCGAAACCCCTGCGGGCGGCGACGGGATCTTCCCCCTGGTGCGCTTCTGGGTTCGGGACAACGGCCAAGGCCTCACCCGGGACGAGCAGTCCCGCCTCTTCCTGCCCTTCACCCGCCTCGAGCAGGCCCGTCTCCACGGGCACGGGCTGGGGCTGTCCATTGTGCGCCGGATCGTGGAAAAGCTGGGGGGAAAGGTCGGCGTGGACAGTTGGCCGGGTCGCGGCAGCATCTTCTTTTTCACCCTCCCCACCGTGTCGGGGAAAGACACCGGGGCAGCTGAAGCTTGACGCGGTCGCGAAAAGTCCGGATCTTGATCTCACAGAGGCACGGAGAAGAATCATAAGGATTGTTGATTCTATTAAATACGATTTGCATTTCTCCGTGCCTCCGTGAGATCAAAATTCTGAGGGCATTCACCGCAAGCGCGCGCTCGTGAGACGGGTCTGAAGCACGTTCCCGTTCGGCTTTCGGTTTTTCCCGAATCCGTCGATGCAGATTTGCGGTTTACGGTTTTTCCCGGAAGGGGTATGATGAGCCCCATCGTGTACACCGGGCCGGCAAGTCCGCCCTGCAATATCATCCGGAAAGGAGGAATCCGTCATGGGAACCAAGGGGATCGAAATTGTCGACATGGACGTCAAGCAGCTCGTCGAGGTGCTCAACAAGGCCTACTGCGACGAGTGGCTGGCCTACTACCAGTACTGGATCGGGGCGAAGGTCGTCAAGGGGCCGATGAAGGAAGCGGTCATCGCCGAGTTGAACCAGCACGCCGCCGACGAGCTGCGCCACGCCGGGATGATCGCCATGCGCATCATCCAGCTCGGGGGGACGCCCGTCACGAAGCCGGAGGAGTGGTACAAGCACACCAACTGTGGGTACGACGCCCCCGACGACCCCTTCGTGAAGGAGGTCCTGAAGCAGAACATCAAGGGCGAGCAGTGCGCCATCCTGACC
The Acidobacteriota bacterium genome window above contains:
- a CDS encoding ferritin-like domain-containing protein, whose product is MGTKGIEIVDMDVKQLVEVLNKAYCDEWLAYYQYWIGAKVVKGPMKEAVIAELNQHAADELRHAGMIAMRIIQLGGTPVTKPEEWYKHTNCGYDAPDDPFVKEVLKQNIKGEQCAILTYKGLVNLTMGKDPVTYNIVLQILQDEVEHEEDLQAEMEDLETLLATVRSV